The following coding sequences are from one Streptomyces dengpaensis window:
- a CDS encoding glycosyltransferase — MTEYPQRDVFFVSNSVDELGGVTSWSHQMARLFTERGHRVHVIGITPAEVVQRLGEVPYPMTTLYDGQPPRPGRARAASMREQAARLTALFRTARPGAVVIVTQVWAMEWVKQADTTGLTVIGMSHESFAYCKKTSRFQRVLRHYKGVDRMLSLTREDADLWIGQGMNNASFMPNPLPFMPEVPSPRTENVVVSVGRLHDQKGIDMLLDTWAEAAPRHPGWRLRIYGSGEDEEILKKQCTALGLDDVVEWRGSTSDVPGALRGGSVFVLSSRGEGFPLAVMEAMATGLPCAAFDCAPGVREIIRDGEDGLLAALGNTGELARRLDALMSDKELRDRMGEAARVNIQRYRTGEIVRHWEELFAFLER, encoded by the coding sequence ATGACCGAGTACCCGCAGCGGGACGTCTTCTTCGTCTCCAACAGCGTCGACGAACTGGGCGGGGTGACCAGCTGGTCGCACCAGATGGCCCGCCTCTTCACCGAGCGGGGGCACCGGGTCCACGTCATCGGCATCACCCCGGCCGAGGTCGTGCAGCGGCTCGGCGAGGTCCCGTACCCGATGACGACGCTGTACGACGGGCAGCCGCCGCGTCCGGGCCGGGCCCGTGCGGCGAGCATGCGCGAACAGGCCGCCAGGCTGACCGCGCTGTTCCGCACGGCACGCCCCGGCGCGGTCGTGATCGTCACCCAGGTGTGGGCGATGGAGTGGGTCAAGCAGGCCGACACGACCGGGCTGACCGTCATCGGGATGAGCCACGAGTCGTTCGCGTACTGCAAGAAGACCTCGCGCTTCCAGCGGGTGCTCAGGCACTACAAGGGCGTCGACCGGATGCTCTCGCTCACCCGCGAGGACGCCGACCTGTGGATCGGGCAGGGTATGAACAACGCCTCCTTCATGCCGAACCCCCTCCCGTTCATGCCCGAGGTGCCCTCGCCGCGCACCGAGAACGTCGTCGTCAGCGTCGGCCGGCTGCACGACCAGAAGGGCATCGACATGCTCCTCGACACCTGGGCCGAGGCCGCGCCGCGCCACCCCGGCTGGCGGCTGCGGATCTACGGCTCCGGCGAGGACGAGGAGATCCTGAAGAAGCAGTGCACGGCACTCGGCCTCGACGATGTCGTCGAGTGGAGGGGGAGTACGAGCGACGTACCGGGCGCCCTGCGCGGTGGCTCCGTCTTCGTGCTGTCCTCTCGCGGCGAGGGTTTCCCGCTGGCCGTCATGGAAGCCATGGCGACCGGCCTGCCGTGTGCCGCCTTCGACTGCGCGCCCGGCGTCCGCGAGATCATCCGCGACGGTGAGGACGGCCTCCTCGCCGCCCTCGGCAACACCGGCGAACTCGCCCGCCGCCTCGACGCGTTGATGTCCGACAAGGAGCTGCGGGACCGGATGGGCGAGGCGGCACGGGTGAACATCCAGCGCTACAGGACCGGGGAGATCGTGCGGCACTGGGAGGAGTTGTTCGCGTTCCTGGAGCGGTGA
- a CDS encoding ABC transporter ATP-binding protein has product MDARTHTPHGTSAAPRVPTVIADRVDIVYRVNGTGVGRGSATAALNRILRRKKAEKAAGVRKVHAVKSVSFTAYRGEAIGLIGTNGSGKSTLLKAVAGLLPVENGRIYTDGQPSLLGVNAALMNDLTGERNVYLGGLAMGMTREQIKQRYQEIVGFSGINEKGDFITLPMRTYSSGMAARLRFSIAAAKDHDVLMIDEALATGDRSFQKRSEARIRELRKHAGTVFLVSHNNKSIRDTCDRALWLERGELRMDGPTAEVLKEYEKFTGK; this is encoded by the coding sequence GTGGACGCGCGCACACACACCCCGCACGGCACCTCCGCCGCGCCCCGCGTCCCCACCGTCATCGCCGACCGCGTCGACATCGTCTACCGCGTCAACGGCACCGGCGTCGGGCGCGGCAGCGCCACCGCCGCCCTCAACCGCATCCTGCGCCGCAAGAAGGCCGAGAAGGCGGCGGGCGTACGCAAGGTGCACGCCGTCAAGAGCGTCTCCTTCACGGCGTACAGGGGCGAGGCCATCGGCCTGATCGGCACCAACGGCTCGGGCAAGTCCACCCTGCTCAAGGCGGTCGCGGGCCTCCTCCCCGTGGAGAACGGCAGGATCTACACCGACGGCCAGCCCTCGCTCCTCGGCGTCAACGCGGCCCTGATGAACGACCTCACCGGCGAGCGCAACGTCTACCTCGGCGGCCTCGCGATGGGCATGACCCGCGAGCAGATCAAGCAGCGCTACCAGGAAATCGTCGGCTTCTCCGGCATCAACGAGAAGGGCGACTTCATCACGCTCCCCATGCGGACGTACTCCTCCGGCATGGCGGCGCGGCTGCGTTTCTCCATCGCCGCCGCCAAGGACCACGACGTCCTGATGATCGACGAGGCCCTGGCGACCGGCGACCGCTCCTTCCAGAAGCGCTCCGAGGCGCGCATCCGGGAGCTGCGCAAGCACGCAGGAACGGTGTTCCTGGTCAGCCACAACAACAAGTCGATCCGGGACACGTGCGACCGGGCGCTCTGGCTGGAACGCGGCGAGCTGCGCATGGACGGGCCTACGGCGGAGGTCCTCAAGGAGTACGAGAAGTTCACGGGCAAGTAG
- a CDS encoding ABC transporter permease has protein sequence MSQVLHTPPPTSVSPAGDDDAAALAARYGLTVSGARPSLHAYVRRLWARRHFITAFATAKLTAQYSQAKLGQVWQVMTPLLNAAVYYFIFGVLLGTKHGVEDYVPFLVTGVFVWTFTQSSIMAGTRAISGSLGLVRALHFPRAALPVSYALQQLQQLLFSMAALVVILLCFGVPVSVSWLLSVPVLVLQFAFNAGVAMIMARVGARTPDIAQLMPFVLRTWMYASGVMWSIDQVVGNRDLPRWVMVLLETNPAAVYIDLMRFALIDSFHAHQLPDHVWALAIGWALVAGAGGFIYFWKAEETYGRG, from the coding sequence GTGAGCCAGGTCCTCCACACACCGCCCCCGACGTCGGTCTCCCCCGCCGGCGACGACGACGCCGCGGCGCTCGCCGCCCGGTACGGCCTCACCGTCAGCGGCGCCCGCCCGTCCCTGCACGCGTACGTCCGCCGGCTGTGGGCGCGGCGCCACTTCATCACCGCCTTCGCCACCGCCAAGCTCACCGCCCAGTACAGCCAGGCGAAGCTCGGCCAGGTGTGGCAGGTGATGACCCCGCTGCTGAACGCGGCGGTCTACTACTTCATCTTCGGTGTGCTGCTCGGCACCAAGCACGGGGTGGAGGACTACGTCCCGTTCCTGGTCACCGGCGTGTTTGTCTGGACCTTCACCCAGAGCTCGATCATGGCGGGCACCCGGGCGATCTCCGGCAGCCTCGGCCTGGTCCGCGCCCTGCACTTCCCCCGGGCCGCGCTGCCGGTGTCGTACGCCCTCCAGCAGCTCCAGCAGCTGCTGTTCTCGATGGCCGCGCTCGTCGTCATCCTGCTCTGCTTCGGTGTGCCGGTGAGCGTGTCATGGCTGCTCTCGGTGCCCGTGCTCGTCCTGCAGTTCGCGTTCAACGCGGGCGTCGCGATGATCATGGCGCGGGTGGGCGCCAGGACGCCGGACATCGCGCAGCTCATGCCGTTCGTGCTGCGCACCTGGATGTACGCCTCCGGGGTCATGTGGAGCATCGACCAGGTGGTCGGCAACCGTGACCTGCCGCGCTGGGTGATGGTGCTGCTGGAGACCAACCCGGCCGCCGTCTACATCGACCTGATGCGCTTCGCGCTGATCGACAGCTTCCACGCGCACCAACTGCCGGACCACGTGTGGGCCCTGGCCATCGGCTGGGCGCTGGTCGCCGGGGCCGGCGGCTTCATCTACTTCTGGAAGGCCGAGGAGACGTACGGACGTGGCTGA
- a CDS encoding TetR/AcrR family transcriptional regulator, whose product MLVGMTPNADAPAPADGKAPRRRAPAGAAVLREDVTEAIRAAVFEELAAVGYARMSIEGIARRAGVGKTAVYRRWRSKLHLVLDLVSAVAVQGLPAPDTGSLEGDLRLLYEVTSRALRHPIAGQVIPDLQAEAARNPEIAEALQKALREGQQSVASGIVAAAAARGEVRAGIDQELALDLMSGPLYWRAVVVRGPKLPKGYLASLARATAAALKAL is encoded by the coding sequence ATGCTGGTCGGCATGACGCCGAACGCCGATGCCCCCGCGCCCGCCGATGGCAAGGCGCCGCGCCGCAGGGCCCCCGCGGGGGCGGCCGTCCTCCGGGAGGACGTGACCGAGGCCATCCGCGCCGCCGTCTTCGAGGAACTCGCGGCCGTCGGCTACGCCCGGATGTCCATCGAGGGCATCGCGCGCCGCGCGGGCGTCGGCAAGACCGCGGTCTACCGGCGCTGGCGCTCCAAACTCCACCTGGTTCTCGACCTGGTCTCGGCCGTCGCGGTCCAGGGGCTGCCCGCCCCGGACACGGGCTCCCTGGAGGGGGACCTGCGCCTGCTGTACGAGGTCACCTCACGCGCCCTGCGCCATCCGATCGCGGGGCAGGTCATCCCCGACCTCCAGGCCGAGGCGGCCCGTAACCCCGAGATCGCCGAGGCCCTGCAGAAGGCGTTGCGCGAGGGGCAGCAGAGCGTCGCGAGCGGGATCGTCGCGGCGGCGGCGGCACGGGGCGAGGTGCGCGCGGGCATCGACCAGGAACTCGCGCTCGACCTGATGTCCGGGCCCCTGTACTGGCGTGCGGTCGTGGTCCGCGGGCCCAAGCTGCCGAAGGGCTACCTGGCGAGCCTGGCCCGGGCGACGGCGGCGGCGCTGAAGGCGTTGTGA
- a CDS encoding DUF397 domain-containing protein — protein sequence MSPDLTWQKSSFSGGGDGDDCVELALPTTHPAAVDRASARPPAGLRRTGTAGRGAQRTGPAAGRA from the coding sequence ATGTCCCCGGACCTCACCTGGCAAAAGTCCTCCTTCTCCGGCGGCGGAGATGGCGACGACTGCGTCGAACTCGCCCTCCCCACCACCCATCCCGCAGCGGTGGACCGAGCTTCTGCACGTCCCCCTGCCGGGCTCAGGCGGACGGGTACTGCGGGCCGCGGAGCTCAGCGAACTGGCCCTGCGGCTGGCAGGGCGTGA
- the galE gene encoding UDP-glucose 4-epimerase GalE, with product MTWLITGGAGYIGAHVVRAMLDAGEQAVVYDDLSTGIAERVPSGVPLVVGSTLDGDRVADTLREHGVTGVVHLAAKKQVGESVDLPLHYYRENVEGLRVLLEAVTAAEVRSFVFSSSAAVYGMPDVTLVTEETPCVPMSPYGETKLAGEWLVRATGRATGLSTASLRYFNVAGAATPELADVGVFNLIPMVFEKLTESAPPRIFGDDYATPDGTCVRDYIHVVDLAEAHVAAARALEASPGSDLTLNIGRGEGVSVREMIDRINALTGYDRPPVTTPRRPGDPARVVASADRIATELGWKAKYDVEDMITSAWEGWVRLHPGAARG from the coding sequence ATGACCTGGCTGATCACCGGCGGCGCCGGCTACATCGGGGCGCACGTCGTCCGCGCGATGCTCGACGCGGGCGAACAGGCCGTGGTCTACGACGACTTGTCCACGGGCATCGCCGAGCGCGTGCCCTCCGGAGTCCCCCTGGTGGTCGGCTCGACCCTGGACGGGGACCGCGTGGCGGACACGCTGCGGGAGCACGGCGTCACCGGTGTGGTCCACCTGGCGGCGAAGAAGCAGGTCGGCGAGTCCGTCGATCTCCCCCTGCACTACTACCGCGAGAACGTCGAGGGCCTGCGCGTCCTCCTCGAAGCGGTGACGGCCGCGGAGGTCCGCTCCTTCGTCTTCTCGTCCTCCGCCGCGGTGTACGGCATGCCGGACGTGACCCTGGTCACCGAGGAGACGCCGTGCGTGCCGATGAGCCCGTACGGCGAGACGAAGCTCGCGGGCGAGTGGCTGGTCCGCGCGACGGGCCGGGCCACGGGCCTGTCCACGGCGTCGCTCCGCTACTTCAACGTGGCCGGAGCGGCGACCCCGGAACTGGCCGACGTGGGCGTCTTCAACCTCATCCCCATGGTCTTCGAGAAGCTCACGGAGAGCGCGCCGCCGCGCATCTTCGGCGACGACTACGCGACCCCCGACGGGACGTGCGTCCGCGACTACATCCACGTGGTCGACCTGGCCGAGGCTCACGTGGCCGCCGCCCGCGCCCTGGAGGCCTCCCCCGGCAGCGACCTGACCCTCAACATCGGCCGCGGCGAAGGCGTTTCGGTCCGCGAGATGATCGACCGCATCAACGCCCTCACCGGCTACGACCGCCCCCCGGTCACCACCCCCCGCCGCCCCGGCGACCCGGCCCGCGTCGTCGCCTCCGCCGACCGCATCGCCACCGAACTGGGCTGGAAGGCGAAGTACGACGTCGAGGACATGATCACGTCGGCCTGGGAGGGCTGGGTACGGCTGCATCCGGGGGCGGCGCGGGGGTGA
- a CDS encoding glycosyltransferase family 39 protein encodes MRRLGGLGRLERLRRPEAVAVLLPVAVMLVLGLWGLDRGGMWRDEAVTFQVARRTVPQIWQLLHSVDAVHGLYYLLMHPVLALAPYPGEVALRLPSVCAAAATTGFVAALGIRLSRPRVGLWAGLLYAVTPMAGHFAQEGRSYALVAAGAAASTWLLVRALRSGRSGVWWVYGAVVAVTCLLHELAVLVLLAHAMTLALARVPARVWRRWGCAAGAAVLILAPLILVSQGQSAQVAWLTHPGLGSVRRLLGAFTGPAWLVIVPYVVLIALALRPPRVRRGEPSLPAVALPLMVVPPAALMAVSRFWPLYDDRYVLYALAGAPLLAAAGGERLVSLVSRLPFSPPGGRHVTLTGALAVALAFAVQLPHLRQDRKADHRADNLAAVSATVRRELSPGDKVLFLPSIVRRSALAYPKGFRGVRDIALRVPAPTSGTLYGEETGPAELRRRLARLDRVWVVAEPFAMRPAWSPRSPTERVKLAVIEGEFAPRQEVVRKGVTLRLYVRRDAP; translated from the coding sequence ATGCGGCGCCTGGGGGGCTTGGGGCGCCTGGAGCGCTTGCGGCGTCCGGAGGCGGTGGCCGTCCTGCTGCCCGTGGCCGTCATGCTCGTGCTCGGGCTCTGGGGGCTCGACCGCGGCGGCATGTGGCGCGATGAGGCGGTGACCTTTCAGGTCGCACGGCGCACGGTTCCGCAGATCTGGCAGCTGCTGCACTCCGTCGACGCGGTGCACGGCCTGTACTACCTCCTGATGCACCCCGTCCTGGCCCTCGCCCCGTACCCCGGCGAGGTCGCCCTCCGGCTCCCCTCGGTCTGTGCCGCCGCCGCGACCACCGGCTTCGTCGCCGCCCTCGGCATCCGCCTGAGCCGCCCGCGGGTCGGCCTCTGGGCGGGACTGCTGTACGCCGTCACGCCCATGGCCGGGCACTTCGCCCAGGAAGGCCGCTCGTACGCGCTCGTCGCGGCCGGGGCGGCGGCATCGACCTGGCTGCTGGTGCGGGCCCTGCGATCGGGGCGGTCGGGTGTCTGGTGGGTCTACGGAGCGGTCGTCGCCGTCACGTGCCTGCTGCACGAACTGGCGGTCCTCGTACTCCTCGCCCATGCGATGACGCTGGCGCTCGCACGCGTGCCGGCGCGGGTGTGGCGGAGGTGGGGCTGCGCGGCGGGAGCCGCGGTCCTGATCCTGGCCCCGCTCATCCTCGTCTCGCAGGGCCAGTCCGCGCAGGTCGCCTGGCTGACGCACCCCGGCCTCGGGAGCGTGCGGCGCCTGCTGGGGGCGTTCACGGGCCCCGCGTGGCTGGTGATCGTGCCGTACGTGGTCCTGATCGCGCTCGCGCTGCGGCCACCGCGCGTGCGGCGGGGCGAACCGTCGCTCCCGGCGGTCGCCCTGCCGCTGATGGTGGTCCCGCCCGCGGCGCTGATGGCGGTCTCGCGGTTCTGGCCGCTGTACGACGACCGCTATGTGCTGTACGCCCTCGCCGGGGCGCCGCTGCTCGCGGCGGCGGGCGGTGAGCGTCTGGTGAGCCTGGTGTCGCGGCTGCCGTTCTCCCCTCCGGGCGGACGGCACGTCACCCTCACCGGCGCCCTGGCGGTCGCCCTCGCCTTCGCCGTCCAGCTCCCCCACCTCCGCCAGGACCGCAAGGCCGACCACCGTGCCGACAACCTCGCGGCCGTCTCCGCCACGGTGAGGCGCGAACTGAGCCCCGGCGACAAGGTGTTGTTCCTGCCGTCGATCGTGCGGCGCTCGGCACTGGCGTACCCGAAGGGCTTCCGCGGGGTCCGGGACATCGCGCTGAGGGTGCCGGCCCCGACGTCCGGAACGCTGTACGGCGAGGAGACGGGCCCGGCGGAACTGCGCCGCCGCCTGGCCCGGCTCGACCGCGTGTGGGTGGTCGCGGAGCCGTTCGCGATGCGGCCGGCCTGGTCCCCGCGAAGCCCGACCGAGCGGGTCAAACTCGCTGTGATCGAGGGGGAGTTCGCGCCCAGGCAGGAGGTCGTACGGAAGGGGGTGACGCTGCGGCTGTACGTCCGCAGGGACGCCCCGTAA
- a CDS encoding MarR family winged helix-turn-helix transcriptional regulator, whose translation MSAAPTTPTAPSPETVPAGDYLRLDQQICFSLNAASRAFGGLYRVILKDLGLTYPQYLVMLVLWEHGELSVKKVGEHLRLDSGTLSPLLKRLEAAGLVRRERSAHDERSVHVDLTEEGAALRERAVEVPRRIARATGADLDEIRELRSRLDRLTAALDAAALEETPGCV comes from the coding sequence ATGAGCGCTGCGCCGACCACACCGACCGCCCCGAGCCCCGAGACCGTGCCCGCCGGGGACTACCTCCGTCTCGACCAGCAGATCTGTTTCTCCCTGAACGCCGCGTCGCGCGCCTTCGGCGGTCTGTACCGGGTGATCCTCAAGGACCTCGGGCTCACCTACCCCCAGTACCTGGTGATGCTGGTGCTGTGGGAGCACGGCGAGCTGTCCGTGAAGAAGGTCGGCGAACATCTGCGACTCGACTCCGGGACGCTGTCGCCGCTGCTGAAGCGGCTGGAGGCGGCCGGTCTCGTACGGCGTGAGCGCAGCGCCCACGACGAGCGCTCGGTGCACGTCGACCTCACCGAGGAGGGGGCCGCCCTGCGCGAGCGTGCGGTGGAGGTGCCGCGCCGGATCGCCCGTGCCACGGGCGCCGACCTCGACGAGATCCGCGAGCTGCGCTCGCGTCTGGACCGTCTGACGGCGGCGCTGGACGCGGCGGCCCTGGAGGAGACGCCGGGCTGCGTCTGA
- a CDS encoding organic hydroperoxide resistance protein, producing the protein MDAIYTAVATATHGRDGRAYSSDGKLDVQLAPPVELGGNGQGTNPEQLFAAGYAACFASALGVVGRAAKVDVSEAAVTGEVGIGKQGEGFGLKATLRIELPATVDAETGRKLVEQAHQVCPYSNATRGNIEVNLVIE; encoded by the coding sequence ATGGACGCCATCTACACGGCTGTAGCCACCGCCACCCACGGCCGCGACGGCCGCGCGTACAGCTCCGACGGCAAGCTGGACGTCCAGCTCGCCCCGCCGGTGGAGCTGGGCGGCAACGGGCAGGGCACCAACCCGGAGCAGCTGTTCGCCGCTGGTTACGCCGCCTGTTTCGCCAGCGCCCTCGGTGTCGTCGGCCGCGCGGCCAAGGTCGACGTCAGCGAGGCCGCGGTGACCGGCGAGGTCGGCATCGGCAAGCAGGGCGAGGGCTTCGGTCTGAAGGCGACGCTGCGCATCGAGCTGCCCGCGACCGTGGACGCGGAGACCGGCCGCAAGCTGGTCGAGCAGGCCCACCAGGTCTGCCCCTACTCCAACGCCACTCGCGGCAACATCGAGGTCAACCTCGTCATCGAGTAG
- a CDS encoding bifunctional glycosyltransferase/CDP-glycerol:glycerophosphate glycerophosphotransferase has product MPRFSIIIPVFKVQGFLRECLDSVLEQSYTNLEVIAVDDCSPDGCGAILDEYAARDRRVRVLHLPENVGLGPARNAGMPYATGDFLFFLDSDDTLTPGALRAIADRLDETANPDDADVLVFDYARTYWWGGTRRNVLARVLAEAGDGPFTAAEHPEILDLLMVVWNKVYRREFVMREGFAFPPGYYEDTPWTFPVMLSAERIVALDRICLAYRQRRQGNILSTTSRKHFDIHDQYERVFAFLDSRPDLASWRPYLHTKMGEHCLDILSKPDRLPESDKAEFFRLTAALFRKHKGGMTGPLPAELRVLEGGFARYRARRQAGRVGRELGRRGQQARRAAATRVKRGWSAAHEHRPLDPGLAVYSAFSHRGLLGDPAAVYDKAREIAPHIRGVWVVRDEEQAALLPPDVEHVLLDSLRYRQVTARATYFVNNVNWPGTLVKRPGSVHIHTHQGTPLKYMAADLLDKPGARHGLDVPQMLRRADRWDYSLVANRHSELVWDRAYPCHFTSLRTGSPRNDVLVRARPEDGAAVRARLGIPAGHRVVLYAPTRRDYIRGGHVDRVDLARFADDLGKGHTLVVRLHPSLADGPARGMGLSELHRRGVVLDATDEPRVEDLMLASDVLVTDYSALMFDYANLDRPIVIHADDWGAYAASRGAYFDITADAPGHVAYSYRELTRLFASGAWQDAEAARLRTGFRARFCEYDDGRAAERVVRTLMLGEKVDEPVSVVPAPAHAEHDVLASS; this is encoded by the coding sequence GTGCCCCGCTTCAGCATCATCATCCCCGTCTTCAAGGTGCAGGGCTTTCTGCGCGAGTGCCTCGACTCCGTCCTGGAGCAGTCGTACACGAACCTCGAAGTCATCGCCGTCGACGACTGCTCACCGGACGGCTGCGGCGCGATCCTCGACGAGTACGCGGCCCGCGACCGGCGCGTACGGGTCCTGCATCTGCCCGAGAACGTGGGGCTCGGCCCGGCCAGGAACGCCGGAATGCCGTACGCCACCGGGGACTTCCTCTTCTTCCTCGACAGCGACGACACGCTCACCCCGGGCGCGCTGCGCGCCATCGCCGACCGGCTGGACGAGACCGCCAACCCCGATGACGCCGATGTCCTCGTGTTCGACTACGCGCGCACCTACTGGTGGGGCGGGACGCGCAGGAACGTGCTCGCGCGGGTGCTGGCCGAGGCCGGTGACGGCCCCTTCACAGCCGCCGAACACCCGGAGATCCTCGACCTGTTGATGGTGGTGTGGAACAAGGTCTACCGCCGCGAGTTCGTCATGCGCGAGGGCTTCGCCTTCCCGCCTGGCTACTACGAGGACACGCCCTGGACCTTCCCGGTGATGCTCAGCGCGGAGCGGATCGTGGCGCTGGACCGGATCTGCCTGGCCTACCGCCAGCGCCGCCAGGGCAACATCCTGTCCACCACCAGCCGAAAGCACTTCGACATCCACGACCAGTACGAGCGGGTCTTCGCCTTCCTCGACTCCCGGCCGGACCTGGCGAGTTGGCGCCCGTATCTGCACACCAAGATGGGCGAGCACTGTCTGGACATCCTCTCCAAGCCGGACCGGCTGCCCGAGTCCGACAAGGCCGAGTTCTTCCGGCTCACGGCCGCGCTCTTCCGTAAGCACAAGGGCGGCATGACGGGTCCCCTGCCTGCCGAACTGCGGGTACTGGAGGGCGGTTTCGCGCGCTACCGCGCCCGGCGGCAGGCCGGCCGAGTCGGCAGGGAGCTCGGCCGGCGCGGGCAGCAGGCGCGCAGGGCCGCCGCCACGCGGGTCAAGCGCGGCTGGTCCGCCGCGCACGAACACCGGCCGCTGGACCCCGGGTTGGCGGTGTACTCGGCGTTCTCGCACCGGGGGCTGCTCGGCGACCCGGCGGCCGTGTACGACAAGGCACGGGAGATCGCGCCGCACATCCGGGGCGTGTGGGTGGTGCGCGACGAGGAACAGGCGGCGCTGCTGCCCCCTGATGTCGAGCATGTACTCCTCGACTCCCTGCGCTACCGCCAGGTCACCGCGCGGGCTACCTACTTCGTCAACAACGTCAACTGGCCGGGCACGCTGGTCAAGCGCCCCGGAAGCGTCCACATCCACACCCACCAGGGCACCCCGCTGAAGTACATGGCGGCCGATCTGCTGGACAAGCCGGGTGCCCGGCACGGCCTCGACGTACCGCAGATGCTGCGCCGCGCCGACCGCTGGGACTACAGCCTGGTCGCCAACCGCCACTCCGAGCTGGTCTGGGACCGTGCCTACCCCTGCCACTTCACCTCGCTGCGCACCGGCAGCCCGCGCAACGACGTCCTCGTACGGGCGCGGCCCGAGGACGGTGCGGCGGTCCGCGCCCGCCTCGGCATTCCGGCCGGCCACCGGGTGGTGCTGTACGCGCCGACGCGCCGCGACTACATCCGCGGCGGGCACGTCGACCGCGTCGACCTCGCCCGGTTCGCCGACGACCTCGGAAAGGGCCACACCCTCGTCGTACGGCTGCATCCGTCGCTGGCGGACGGCCCGGCGCGCGGGATGGGCCTGTCCGAGCTGCACCGGCGCGGAGTCGTCCTCGACGCGACGGACGAGCCGCGCGTCGAGGACCTGATGCTCGCCTCCGACGTGCTGGTCACGGACTACTCGGCCCTCATGTTCGACTACGCCAACCTCGACCGGCCGATCGTGATCCACGCGGACGACTGGGGGGCGTACGCGGCAAGCCGGGGCGCCTACTTCGACATCACGGCCGACGCGCCGGGTCATGTGGCTTACTCCTACCGGGAGTTGACGAGGCTGTTCGCGTCCGGGGCGTGGCAGGACGCGGAGGCGGCACGGCTGCGGACCGGGTTCCGGGCGCGGTTCTGCGAGTACGACGACGGGCGGGCGGCCGAGCGGGTGGTGCGGACGCTGATGCTCGGCGAGAAGGTCGACGAGCCGGTCTCCGTCGTCCCGGCACCGGCGCACGCGGAACACGACGTCCTCGCGTCGTCGTGA